The following proteins come from a genomic window of Enterobacter chengduensis:
- the proW gene encoding glycine betaine/L-proline ABC transporter permease ProW, producing MTVQTNPWGTTEAADSAAQSADAWGSTPAPADGGGAADWLNSAPAPAPEHFNIMDPFHKTLIPLDSWVTEGIDWVVTHFRPVFQGIRIPVDYILNGFQQLMLGMPAPVAIILFSLIAWQFGSAGMGVATLISLIAIGAIGAWSQAMITLALVLTALLFCIVIGLPMGIWLARSPRAAKIIRPLLDAMQTTPAFVYLVPIVMLFGIGNVPGVVVTIIFALPPIIRLTILGINQVPADLIEASRSFGASPRQMLFKVQLPLAMPTIMAGVNQTLMLALSMVVIASMIAVGGLGQMVLRGIGRLDMGLATVGGVGIVILAIILDRLTQAVGRDSRSRGNRRWYTTGPVGLITRPFTK from the coding sequence ATGACCGTTCAAACTAATCCGTGGGGCACCACAGAAGCCGCGGACAGCGCTGCGCAATCCGCCGATGCGTGGGGTTCCACGCCAGCACCCGCCGACGGCGGCGGCGCGGCGGACTGGCTCAACAGCGCACCCGCGCCTGCGCCGGAACACTTCAACATCATGGACCCGTTCCATAAAACCCTGATCCCGCTCGACAGCTGGGTCACGGAAGGGATCGACTGGGTGGTCACGCACTTCCGTCCGGTCTTCCAGGGGATCCGCATCCCGGTGGATTACATCCTCAACGGCTTTCAGCAGCTGATGCTGGGCATGCCGGCGCCGGTGGCGATTATCCTGTTCTCCCTGATCGCGTGGCAGTTTGGCAGCGCGGGGATGGGGGTCGCCACGCTGATTTCGCTGATTGCCATCGGCGCGATTGGCGCCTGGTCGCAGGCGATGATCACCCTGGCGCTGGTGCTGACCGCCCTGCTCTTCTGCATCGTCATCGGCCTGCCGATGGGGATCTGGCTGGCGCGCAGCCCGCGGGCGGCGAAGATCATTCGTCCGCTGCTGGATGCGATGCAGACCACCCCGGCCTTCGTCTATCTGGTGCCTATCGTGATGCTGTTCGGCATCGGCAACGTGCCGGGCGTGGTGGTGACGATTATCTTCGCCCTGCCGCCGATTATTCGTCTGACCATTCTGGGGATTAACCAGGTGCCTGCGGACCTGATCGAAGCGTCACGCTCGTTCGGTGCCAGCCCGCGCCAGATGCTGTTTAAGGTTCAGCTCCCGCTGGCGATGCCAACCATTATGGCGGGCGTTAACCAGACGCTGATGCTGGCCCTGTCGATGGTGGTGATTGCCTCAATGATCGCCGTAGGCGGTCTGGGTCAGATGGTGCTGCGCGGCATTGGCCGTCTCGACATGGGGCTGGCTACCGTCGGCGGCGTCGGGATTGTGATCCTCGCCATTATTCTTGACCGCCTGACCCAGGCCGTCGGTCGTGATTCACGCAGTCGCGGCAACCGTCGCTGGTATACCACCGGCCCTGTCGGGTTAATCACCCGCCCATTTACAAAATAA
- the proX gene encoding glycine betaine/L-proline ABC transporter substrate-binding protein ProX, with protein sequence MRHKVLFATAFATLVSTSTFAADLPGKGITVQPVQSTISEESFQTLIVSRALEKLGYTVNTPSEVDYNVGYTSIASGDATFTAVNWQPLHDDMYAAAGGDKKFYRQGTFVTGAAQGYLIDKKTADKYHITNIEQLKDPKIAKLFDTNGDGKADMMGCSPGWGCEAVINHQNKAYDLAKTVDVSHGNYSAMMADTIARFKEGKPVIYYTWTPYWVSDVLKPGKDVVWLQVPFSSLPGEQKDIDTKLPNGMNYGFPVNTMHIVANKAWAEKNPAAAKLFSVMKLPLADINAQNAMMHAGKSSEADVKGHVDGWIKAHQQQFDGWVKEALEAQK encoded by the coding sequence ATGCGACATAAGGTACTTTTTGCCACAGCGTTTGCCACCCTTGTCTCCACCAGCACGTTTGCGGCAGACCTGCCGGGCAAAGGCATTACCGTACAGCCGGTGCAGAGCACCATTTCCGAAGAGAGCTTCCAGACCCTGATCGTCAGCCGCGCGCTGGAGAAGCTGGGCTACACGGTCAACACGCCGAGCGAAGTGGATTACAACGTCGGCTATACCTCGATCGCCTCCGGCGATGCCACCTTTACCGCCGTCAACTGGCAGCCGCTGCACGATGATATGTATGCCGCCGCCGGTGGCGACAAGAAATTCTATCGCCAAGGCACCTTCGTGACCGGCGCGGCGCAGGGGTATCTGATCGACAAGAAAACCGCCGATAAGTACCACATCACCAATATTGAACAGCTGAAGGATCCGAAGATCGCCAAACTGTTCGACACCAACGGTGACGGCAAGGCCGACATGATGGGCTGCTCGCCGGGCTGGGGCTGTGAAGCGGTGATTAATCACCAGAACAAAGCCTATGACCTGGCGAAGACGGTCGACGTCAGCCACGGCAACTATTCGGCGATGATGGCCGACACCATTGCCCGCTTCAAAGAGGGTAAACCGGTGATCTACTACACCTGGACGCCGTACTGGGTGAGCGACGTGCTGAAGCCGGGTAAAGACGTGGTGTGGCTGCAGGTGCCGTTCTCCTCCCTGCCGGGCGAGCAGAAGGACATCGACACCAAACTGCCGAACGGCATGAACTACGGCTTCCCGGTGAACACGATGCATATCGTGGCCAACAAAGCCTGGGCGGAGAAAAACCCGGCGGCGGCGAAGCTGTTCTCGGTAATGAAGCTGCCGCTGGCGGATATCAATGCTCAGAACGCGATGATGCACGCGGGCAAATCGTCTGAAGCCGATGTTAAAGGCCACGTTGACGGCTGGATCAAGGCCCACCAGCAGCAGTTTGACGGCTGGGTGAAAGAGGCGCTTGAAGCGCAGAAGTAA
- a CDS encoding MFS transporter — MTKTAQALSPALILLMSVATGLAVASNYYAQPLLDTIARAFNLSASSAGFIVTAAQLGYAAGLLFLVPLGDMFERRMLIVSMTLLAAGGMLITASSQSLTMMIIGTALTGLFSVVAQILVPLAATLASPEKRGKVVGTIMSGLLLGILLARTVAGLLASLGGWRTVYWVASVLMVVMALALWRGLPKVKQENHLNYPQLLASVFSLFTQDKLLRTRALLGCFTFANFSILWTSMAFLLAAPPFNYSEGVIGLFGLAGAAGALGARPAGGLADKGKSHLTTSAGLVLLLLSWAAIWYGHVSVLALIVGILVLDLTVQGIHITNQTVIYRVKPEARNRLTAGYMTSYFIGGAAGSLISASAWQHAGWSGVCGIGAIVAALNLLVWWRGYHRQEAIH, encoded by the coding sequence ATGACAAAAACAGCTCAAGCGCTTAGTCCCGCACTTATCCTTTTAATGTCCGTGGCAACGGGTCTGGCGGTCGCCAGCAACTATTACGCGCAGCCTCTTCTCGACACCATCGCCCGCGCGTTCAACCTTTCTGCCAGCTCCGCTGGCTTCATCGTGACGGCGGCGCAGCTCGGCTATGCCGCCGGGCTGCTGTTCCTGGTGCCGCTCGGCGATATGTTTGAACGCCGAATGCTCATCGTCTCCATGACCCTGCTGGCCGCCGGTGGGATGCTGATCACCGCCAGCAGCCAGTCGCTGACGATGATGATTATCGGTACCGCGCTTACGGGGCTGTTCTCCGTGGTGGCGCAAATCCTGGTGCCGCTCGCCGCGACACTCGCCTCCCCGGAAAAACGCGGCAAGGTGGTGGGCACCATCATGAGCGGCCTGCTGCTGGGGATTTTGCTGGCGCGAACCGTGGCAGGGCTGCTGGCAAGCCTCGGCGGCTGGCGCACCGTTTACTGGGTGGCGAGCGTGCTGATGGTGGTGATGGCGCTGGCGCTGTGGCGCGGGCTGCCAAAAGTGAAGCAGGAAAATCACCTGAACTACCCCCAGCTGCTGGCCTCCGTTTTCAGCCTGTTCACGCAGGATAAGCTTCTGCGTACCCGCGCCCTGCTGGGCTGTTTCACCTTCGCCAACTTCAGCATTCTCTGGACCTCGATGGCGTTTCTGCTGGCCGCGCCGCCGTTCAACTATTCCGAAGGGGTGATTGGCCTGTTCGGCCTGGCAGGTGCCGCAGGCGCGCTGGGCGCCCGTCCCGCTGGCGGGCTGGCCGACAAGGGCAAATCCCATCTGACCACCTCCGCAGGGCTGGTTTTACTTCTGCTCTCCTGGGCAGCGATCTGGTATGGGCACGTCTCGGTGCTGGCGCTGATCGTCGGTATCCTGGTGCTCGATCTCACCGTTCAGGGCATTCACATTACCAACCAGACCGTCATCTATCGCGTGAAGCCAGAGGCGCGTAATCGCCTCACCGCCGGATACATGACCAGCTACTTCATCGGGGGCGCTGCCGGTTCATTAATTTCCGCATCGGCGTGGCAGCATGCCGGCTGGTCGGGCGTGTGTGGGATTGGGGCCATCGTCGCCGCGCTCAACCTTCTTGTATGGTGGCGCGGCTACCATCGCCAGGAAGCAATACACTAA
- the mprA gene encoding transcriptional repressor MprA, giving the protein MDSSFTPIEQMLKFRASRHEDFPYQEILLTRLCMHMQGKLLENRNKMLKAQGINETLFMALITLESQENHSIQPSELSCALGSSRTNATRIADELEKRGWIERRESDNDRRCLHLQLTEKGHEFLREVLPPQHNCLHKLWSALSTAERDQLEHITRKLLTRLDQMDEDGAILEALR; this is encoded by the coding sequence ATGGATAGTTCGTTTACGCCCATTGAACAAATGCTTAAATTCCGCGCCAGTCGCCATGAGGACTTCCCTTATCAGGAAATCCTGCTGACTCGCCTGTGCATGCACATGCAGGGTAAGCTTCTGGAAAACCGTAATAAAATGCTGAAAGCTCAAGGGATTAACGAGACGTTGTTTATGGCGTTGATTACGCTGGAGTCTCAGGAAAATCACAGCATTCAGCCTTCTGAGCTGAGCTGCGCGCTGGGCTCCTCCCGCACCAACGCCACCCGTATTGCCGATGAACTTGAAAAGCGCGGCTGGATTGAGCGCCGTGAAAGCGACAACGATCGCCGCTGCCTGCATCTGCAGCTGACCGAGAAAGGTCACGAATTCCTGCGCGAAGTGCTGCCACCTCAGCACAATTGCCTGCACAAACTCTGGTCCGCCCTCAGCACCGCCGAGCGCGACCAGCTTGAGCACATCACTCGCAAGCTGCTCACCCGTCTGGACCAGATGGATGAAGACGGCGCCATTCTTGAGGCGCTGCGCTAA
- the emrA gene encoding multidrug efflux MFS transporter periplasmic adaptor subunit EmrA, whose translation MSANAESTTPQQPANKKGKRKSALLLLTLLFIIIAVAYGIYWFLVLRHAEETDDAYVAGNQVQIMAQVSGSVTKVWADNTDFVQKGDVLVTLDPTDAQQAFEKAKTALASSVRQTRQLMINSKQLQANIDVQKTALAQAQSDLNRRVPLGTANLIGREELQHARDAVASAQAQLDVAIQQYNANQAMVLGTSLENQPAVQQAATEVRNAWLALERTKIVSPMTGYVSRRSVQPGAQISPTTPLMAVVPADNLWVDANFKETQLAHMRIGQTATVVSDIYGDDVKYTGKVVGLDMGTGSAFSLLPAQNATGNWIKVVQRLPVRIELDAKQLADHPLRIGLSTLVTVDTANRDGQILASQVRSSPAYESNAREISLDPVNKLIDDIVKANAG comes from the coding sequence ATGAGCGCAAATGCGGAGAGCACTACCCCGCAGCAACCGGCCAACAAGAAAGGTAAACGTAAGAGCGCCCTTCTTCTGTTGACCTTGCTCTTTATCATTATTGCCGTGGCATATGGGATCTATTGGTTTTTAGTACTGCGTCATGCTGAAGAGACAGATGATGCCTACGTGGCAGGGAACCAGGTACAGATTATGGCGCAGGTGTCGGGCAGCGTGACGAAAGTCTGGGCTGACAATACCGACTTTGTGCAAAAAGGCGACGTGTTGGTCACCCTCGATCCGACCGACGCGCAGCAGGCATTTGAAAAAGCAAAGACAGCGCTGGCCTCCAGCGTCCGTCAGACCCGCCAGCTGATGATCAACAGCAAACAGCTGCAGGCCAACATCGACGTGCAGAAAACCGCGCTGGCTCAGGCGCAGAGCGACCTGAACCGCCGCGTGCCGCTCGGCACCGCCAACCTGATTGGCCGTGAAGAGCTGCAGCACGCCCGCGATGCCGTTGCCAGCGCCCAGGCGCAGCTGGATGTGGCGATTCAACAGTACAACGCCAACCAGGCGATGGTGCTGGGCACCAGCCTGGAAAACCAGCCCGCCGTCCAGCAGGCGGCGACCGAAGTGCGTAACGCATGGCTTGCCCTTGAGCGTACTAAAATCGTCAGCCCGATGACCGGGTACGTCTCCCGTCGTTCCGTCCAGCCGGGGGCGCAGATTAGCCCAACCACGCCGCTGATGGCGGTTGTGCCGGCAGACAATCTGTGGGTGGACGCCAACTTTAAAGAGACGCAGCTTGCCCATATGCGTATCGGCCAGACCGCGACGGTGGTCAGCGACATCTACGGTGATGACGTGAAGTACACCGGGAAAGTGGTTGGTCTGGATATGGGGACCGGCAGCGCCTTCTCCCTGCTGCCCGCGCAGAACGCCACCGGTAACTGGATCAAAGTGGTTCAGCGTCTGCCGGTGCGTATCGAACTGGATGCGAAACAGCTGGCGGATCACCCGCTGCGTATTGGCCTCTCTACGCTTGTGACGGTCGACACCGCCAACCGCGACGGCCAGATTCTGGCAAGCCAGGTGCGCAGCAGCCCGGCTTATGAAAGTAACGCCCGTGAAATTAGCCTCGATCCGGTCAACAAGCTGATCGATGACATCGTGAAGGCAAACGCCGGTTAA
- the emrB gene encoding multidrug efflux MFS transporter permease subunit EmrB: MQQQKPQKPLEGAQLVIMTIALSLATFMQVLDSTIANVAIPTIAGNLGSSLSQGTWVITSFGVANAISIPITGWLAKRVGEVKLFLWSTILFVLASWACGMSSSLTMLIFFRVIQGIVAGPLIPLSQSLLLNNYPPAKRSVALALWSMTVIVAPICGPILGGYISDNYHWGWIFFINVPIGALVVMLTLQTLRGRETRTEQRRIDAVGLALLVVGIGSLQVMLDQGKELDWFNSTEIIVLTVVAVISLSFLIVWELTDDNPIVDLSLFKSRNFTIGCLCISLAYMLYFGAIVLLPQLLQEVYGYTATWAGLASAPVGVIPVLLSPIIGRFAHKLDMRRLVTFSFIMYAVCFYWRAYTFEPGMDFGASAWPQFIQGFAVACFFMPLTTITLSGLPPERMAAASSLSNFTRTLAGSIGTSITTTLWTNRESMHHAQLTEAVNPFNPNAQQMYSQLQGMGMTEQQASGWIAQQITNQGLIISANEIFWISAGIFIVLLGLVWFARPPFGAGGGGGGAH, translated from the coding sequence ATGCAACAGCAAAAGCCGCAAAAACCGCTGGAGGGCGCGCAGCTGGTCATTATGACCATTGCGCTGTCGCTGGCGACATTCATGCAGGTGCTGGACTCCACCATCGCAAACGTGGCGATCCCGACCATCGCCGGTAACCTTGGCTCGTCGCTGAGCCAGGGGACCTGGGTTATTACCTCGTTTGGGGTGGCAAACGCCATCTCCATTCCGATCACCGGCTGGCTGGCAAAGCGCGTCGGTGAGGTGAAGCTGTTCCTCTGGTCAACGATATTGTTCGTGCTCGCCTCCTGGGCGTGCGGCATGTCCAGCAGCCTGACGATGCTGATCTTCTTCCGCGTCATTCAGGGGATCGTTGCCGGGCCGCTGATCCCGCTGTCGCAAAGTTTGCTGCTGAACAACTATCCCCCCGCTAAGCGCTCTGTCGCGCTGGCGCTGTGGTCGATGACGGTGATTGTCGCGCCGATTTGCGGGCCTATCCTCGGCGGCTATATCAGCGACAACTACCACTGGGGCTGGATCTTCTTCATCAACGTGCCGATTGGTGCCCTGGTGGTGATGCTCACCCTGCAAACGCTGCGCGGTCGCGAGACCCGAACGGAGCAGCGGCGAATTGACGCCGTTGGCCTGGCGCTGCTGGTGGTCGGCATCGGTAGCCTGCAGGTGATGCTCGATCAGGGTAAAGAGCTGGACTGGTTTAACTCGACAGAGATTATCGTGCTGACCGTTGTCGCGGTGATATCGCTGAGCTTCCTGATCGTCTGGGAGCTGACGGACGATAACCCGATCGTCGACCTCTCGCTGTTTAAGTCGCGAAACTTCACCATCGGCTGTCTGTGTATTAGCCTCGCCTACATGCTCTACTTCGGCGCGATCGTTCTGCTGCCGCAGCTGCTGCAGGAGGTCTATGGCTATACCGCCACCTGGGCAGGCCTCGCCTCTGCGCCGGTGGGTGTCATTCCGGTCCTGCTGTCGCCGATTATCGGCCGTTTCGCCCACAAGCTCGATATGCGCAGGCTGGTGACGTTCAGCTTTATCATGTACGCGGTGTGCTTCTACTGGCGCGCGTACACGTTCGAGCCGGGCATGGACTTTGGCGCATCCGCATGGCCGCAGTTCATTCAGGGCTTCGCCGTGGCGTGCTTCTTTATGCCGCTGACGACCATTACGCTTTCCGGCTTACCGCCCGAGCGCATGGCGGCGGCATCGAGCCTGTCTAACTTCACCCGTACGCTGGCGGGCTCTATCGGGACGTCGATCACCACCACCCTGTGGACCAACCGCGAGTCGATGCACCACGCCCAGCTAACCGAAGCGGTGAACCCGTTTAACCCGAATGCGCAGCAGATGTATAGCCAGCTTCAGGGGATGGGCATGACCGAGCAGCAGGCCTCCGGGTGGATTGCCCAGCAGATCACCAACCAGGGTCTGATTATCTCGGCCAACGAGATTTTCTGGATATCGGCGGGGATCTTTATCGTCCTGCTGGGGCTGGTGTGGTTTGCCAGACCACCGTTTGGTGCCGGTGGTGGGGGCGGTGGCGCGCACTAG
- the leuA gene encoding 2-isopropylmalate synthase yields the protein MLNTPADKYTPYPTLSLSDRRWPEQCITRAPRWLSTDLRDGNQALAEPMDSARKLQFWELLLSCGFKEIEVAFPSASQTDFNFVRQLIEENRIPDDVTIQVLTQARDDLIHRTFESLRGAKQATVHLYNATAPLFRRLVFGMEKAQIVELATRSTRLIRQLCEENPDTRWQYEYSPETFCFTEPEFALEICEAVAEIWQPCDARPMIVNLPATVEVNTPNVYADRIEYFCRHFSRRRDVCISVHPHNDRGTAVASAELAVMAGADRVEGCLFGNGERTGNVCLVTLAMNLYSQGISPNLDFSDMNRVVEAVETCNQLPVHPRHPWAGRLAYTAFSGSHQDAIKKGFDARRPGERWEMPYLPVDPQDIGCTYEAVIRVNSQSGKSGSAWLIEQNHGLKLPRALQQDFSQHVQQETDRHGKEMTQNALWQLFRARYGLVATPPLALQSYRSEGQQDGQLRLTASVVTQEGTRQLEGQGNGLLSAAAHGISRWVDAPFVIKDYHEHTLGERSDSRSVAYIRCLFQDGTSRWGVGIDSDVSRASLQALFNAVSCL from the coding sequence ATGCTGAACACACCCGCCGACAAATACACGCCTTATCCTACGCTTTCCCTGTCCGACCGCCGCTGGCCGGAGCAATGCATCACCCGCGCGCCGCGCTGGCTCTCCACCGACCTGCGCGACGGCAACCAGGCCCTTGCCGAGCCGATGGACAGCGCGCGCAAGCTGCAGTTCTGGGAACTGCTGCTGAGCTGCGGGTTTAAGGAGATTGAGGTCGCCTTTCCTTCCGCCTCGCAGACGGACTTCAACTTTGTCCGCCAGCTGATTGAAGAGAACCGCATCCCGGATGACGTCACGATTCAGGTGTTGACCCAGGCGCGGGACGATCTTATCCATCGCACTTTCGAATCCCTGCGCGGCGCGAAGCAGGCCACCGTCCATCTGTACAACGCCACCGCCCCGCTTTTCCGCCGCCTGGTGTTCGGCATGGAAAAGGCGCAAATCGTCGAGCTGGCAACGCGTTCTACCCGCCTTATTCGTCAACTGTGTGAAGAGAACCCGGATACCCGCTGGCAGTATGAGTATTCCCCGGAAACCTTCTGCTTTACCGAGCCGGAGTTTGCGCTGGAGATTTGTGAAGCCGTGGCGGAGATCTGGCAGCCGTGCGACGCGCGTCCAATGATCGTCAACTTGCCTGCCACCGTGGAGGTGAACACGCCGAACGTCTATGCCGATCGGATTGAGTATTTCTGTCGCCACTTCAGCCGCCGCCGCGACGTCTGCATCAGCGTGCATCCGCATAACGACCGCGGTACCGCCGTCGCCAGCGCCGAGCTGGCCGTGATGGCGGGCGCAGATCGCGTCGAGGGCTGCCTGTTTGGTAACGGGGAGCGCACGGGTAACGTCTGCCTGGTGACGCTGGCGATGAACCTCTACAGCCAGGGCATTAGCCCGAATCTGGACTTTAGCGATATGAACCGGGTGGTGGAAGCGGTGGAAACCTGCAACCAGCTGCCGGTGCACCCGCGCCATCCGTGGGCAGGACGGCTGGCCTATACCGCCTTCTCCGGCTCGCACCAGGACGCGATCAAAAAAGGTTTTGATGCCCGCAGGCCTGGCGAGCGCTGGGAGATGCCCTACCTGCCCGTCGATCCGCAGGATATCGGCTGTACCTATGAAGCGGTGATCCGCGTGAACAGCCAGTCAGGAAAAAGCGGCAGCGCATGGCTTATCGAGCAAAACCATGGGCTGAAATTACCCCGCGCCCTGCAGCAGGATTTCAGCCAGCACGTACAGCAGGAAACCGATCGCCACGGCAAAGAGATGACGCAAAACGCGCTGTGGCAGCTGTTCCGCGCCCGCTACGGGCTGGTGGCAACGCCGCCGCTTGCGCTGCAATCCTATCGCAGCGAGGGCCAGCAGGACGGCCAGCTGCGTTTGACGGCCAGTGTCGTCACGCAGGAGGGGACGCGTCAGCTTGAAGGCCAGGGTAACGGCCTGCTTTCCGCCGCCGCTCACGGCATTAGCCGCTGGGTCGACGCGCCGTTTGTGATTAAGGACTATCACGAGCATACGTTAGGCGAGCGCAGCGACAGCCGTTCCGTGGCGTATATTCGCTGCCTGTTCCAGGACGGCACCAGCCGCTGGGGCGTGGGCATTGACAGCGACGTCTCGCGCGCCTCGCTTCAGGCGCTTTTTAATGCGGTTAGCTGTCTTTGA
- a CDS encoding AraC family transcriptional regulator: MTTTSTFSFTHRPLVPFAHDYVHGDREPWHKHDCAQLLHALSGVVRVDTASGCWVVPPGRGVWLPAGTQHSLRITGNVAARTLFIDPLARADLPATCQIVQISPLLRELILAALALPESYSPGSRDERVYELILDEIRTMPVLPFHLPEPESEALRHLCLQIRQNAGESWSSVQAASMMNMSERTMNRHFQQQTGLSYGEWLRRARLLEALQRLAQGQPVLRVALDLGYGSHSAFTAMFRRVMGISPSEYFKDS, encoded by the coding sequence ATGACCACAACGTCTACGTTCTCCTTTACCCATCGCCCCCTCGTTCCGTTTGCCCATGACTACGTTCACGGTGACCGCGAACCCTGGCACAAGCACGACTGCGCGCAGCTGCTGCACGCCCTGAGCGGCGTGGTACGGGTAGATACCGCATCGGGCTGCTGGGTGGTTCCGCCCGGCCGCGGCGTCTGGCTGCCGGCGGGCACGCAGCATTCCCTGCGCATCACCGGCAACGTGGCGGCGCGTACGCTGTTTATCGATCCGCTGGCGCGGGCCGATCTTCCGGCCACCTGCCAGATCGTGCAGATCTCCCCGCTGCTGCGTGAGCTGATCCTCGCCGCCCTTGCTTTACCTGAATCGTACTCGCCCGGAAGCCGGGATGAACGCGTCTATGAGCTCATTCTCGATGAAATCCGCACTATGCCGGTGCTGCCGTTTCATCTGCCTGAGCCGGAAAGCGAGGCGTTACGTCACCTGTGCCTGCAAATTCGGCAAAACGCGGGGGAGAGCTGGAGCAGCGTGCAGGCCGCGAGCATGATGAACATGAGCGAGCGCACGATGAACCGCCATTTTCAGCAGCAGACGGGATTGAGCTACGGTGAGTGGTTGAGAAGGGCGCGTCTGCTGGAGGCGCTACAGCGGCTGGCGCAGGGCCAGCCGGTACTTCGCGTGGCGCTGGATCTCGGTTACGGTAGCCACAGCGCCTTTACGGCCATGTTCCGCCGGGTGATGGGCATTTCACCCAGCGAATACTTCAAAGACAGCTAA
- the luxS gene encoding S-ribosylhomocysteine lyase: MPLLDSFTVDHTRMEAPAVRVAKTMHTPHGDTITVFDLRFCVPNKEVMPEKGIHTLEHLFAGFMRDHLNGNGVEIIDISPMGCRTGFYMSLIGQPEEKRVADAWKAAMEDVLKVKEQNQIPELNVYQCGTYQMHSLEEAQEIARHIIERDVRVNSNEELALPKEKLQELHI; encoded by the coding sequence ATGCCGTTATTAGATAGCTTTACTGTCGACCATACCCGTATGGAAGCACCTGCAGTCCGCGTGGCGAAGACCATGCATACCCCGCACGGCGACACGATCACCGTCTTCGATCTGCGTTTCTGCGTGCCGAACAAAGAAGTGATGCCGGAGAAAGGCATTCATACGCTGGAACACCTGTTCGCGGGTTTCATGCGTGACCACCTGAACGGCAACGGCGTTGAGATCATCGATATCTCCCCGATGGGCTGCCGTACCGGTTTCTACATGAGCCTGATCGGTCAACCGGAAGAGAAACGCGTTGCTGACGCGTGGAAAGCGGCGATGGAAGACGTGCTGAAGGTGAAAGAGCAGAACCAGATCCCTGAGCTGAACGTTTACCAGTGCGGGACTTACCAGATGCACTCGCTGGAAGAAGCGCAGGAGATCGCGCGCCACATCATCGAGCGTGATGTTCGCGTGAACAGCAACGAAGAGCTGGCCCTGCCGAAAGAAAAACTGCAGGAACTGCACATCTAG